Genomic segment of Peribacillus frigoritolerans:
CAAAGCAAGTTATGTAGCAGGTTCGACGATTGAGACGGCAGGAGCGATCGGAAAGGCACTTTAAATATATTACTGAAAAAGGTAGGATAACGCGATGAAAATACAAGAAGAAATAGAGTTTACGACCGCCGATTCCATCGTAAAGGAGCTTGTTCAAGCAGGAGTTGAAACTGCTTTCGGGATTGTCAGTATACACAATATGCCCATCTATGATGCAATTCTTAGAGAAGGGAGCATCAAACTCATTTGTTCACGCGGTGAGAGCGGTGCCGTCAACATGGCTGATGGCTATGCCCGTGCCACTGGGAAATTGGGTGTAGTGATTACCAGTACTGGAACAGGGGCAGGAAATGCTGCTGGTTCCCTGGTGGAAGCATGGGCAGCTGGCGTCCCCCTTCTTCATCTTACCGGTGAGGTGGCTTCTTCTTATCTTGGTACAGGCAAAGGATACATACATGAGTGTAAAGACCAGCTATCAATGATGAGCGGAGCATGTAAAAATGCAGTGAGGCTTAGAAATCCTGAGCAATGTGCCGCGGTTGTAAGGAAGGCGATCGAAGAAGCGTTAACTGCACCAACGGGTCCGGTTACATTGGAAATTCCCATTGACTATCAATCGGCGATCATAGAAGATCTTTCACTGGAAGGGCTACGAGCTTCAACATCTGAAACAAATCCATTGCCATTCATTCCTGAACAAGCTGTGCAAAAAATGGTGGGGGCACGCCGTCCTGTCATATGGGCCGGTGGCGGAGTCATCGGTGCCAATGCTTCGCAAGAGCTGCAAAAATTAGCGGAAATCCTTGGTGCAGCGGTTATAACCAGTCAGTCAGGAAAAGGTTCAATTCCAGAAAACCATGAACAATGCATCGGACATTTTGCGGCATATGAAACAACAAAAGAGTTTTTAAGAAATGCAGATTTATTGATTAGCGTAGGTGTAAGGTTTAGGGGCAATGAAACATCCAACTGGAAAGTGCCGGTGCCACAAGAACATATAGCGATCGATGCTGATTGGCAGGCCATTAACCGGAACTATAAAGCAACTATAGGTTTGGTTGGCGATGCAAAAGATATGTTAGCTGCCATCATTCAAAAGCTCGAAGAACATTCAGTTCATGCGGAGCCTTCTTATTTAGAAGAAGTTCTGTCGCTTAGAAACGAAGTGCGCGCCCAACTCAGGGAAACGCTTGGACCTTATGAGCAATTTGTAGATGGCATGAGGGAGATATTACCAGATGATACCATTTTAGTTCGTGATGTAACCGTACAGGCAAACGTTTGGGGCAGCCGTTTATTTGAAATCTATGAACCGAGGACATCGATTCATGCATCAGGCGGCGGAATCGGTCAAGGTCTTCCAACAGCAATCGGTGCCCAAATGGGATGTCAAGATAAAACCGTCGTTCTGATGGCTGGAGACGGAGGTTTTATGGTGAATGTCGGGGAAATGGTCACGGCAGCCGAAGAAAAATTACCAGTTATCATCGTATTGTTCGATGACTCAGGCTATGGGGTTCTTCGCAACATTCAAACAGCCGCATATGGTCGGCAGGTAGCCGTGGATTTATTGAGTCCTGATTTTGTGAAATTGGCTGAGTCCATGCATTTTGATGCAGTGCGTATTGGTTCTGGAGATGAATTCATATCCGAACTGAAAAAGGCTAAGGAAAGACGTAAACCTTCAATGATCGTTGTTGATATGGAAGCTGTGGGGCCGATGGCCAAGCCATTTGGCGGACCGCCAGGAGCTGCGGAAGCATTTAAGCCCAAAAAACTATAAGGAGGATTGAGAATGATTTCGACATACCCATTTGTTTCAGGAAAATATCTAGTTAATGGAGAATGGAGAGAATTACCGGAAAAAATCGATGTAGTGAATCCGGCAAATACATCGGAAGTAGTTGGCCAGGTGGCAAAATGCTCTGAAGAAATCGTGAATGACGCGATTGAAGCGGCGGAAAATGCTTTTGAAACGTGGTCCCGCTCTGATATCGGGGAACGGGCTAACCGGATGAACACTGCGGCAGAAGAACTTTCAAAAGTTATCGAGGAGAATGTTACAGTGTTTGTACGTGAAAATGGCAAAACACTTGTTGAAGCTAAAAAGGATTTATTGCGCTGTGTTGAAGTCATGAAGGGCTGTGCAGCAGAGTTACTTGATTGGTGGAAGCCTGAAGTGCTCCCAGGAAAACAAAAAGTCCAAATCCGTAGAAGGGCAAGAGGTGTCACGGCAATAATCACACCTTGGAATTCTCCGATGATATTAACCTTTAAAAGGGTCATACCTGCTGTTTTGGCAGGCAATGCCGTTGTCGTAAAACCTGCAACGAATTGTCCCTTAACGATCATGACCTGTTTAAAAGTAGTTGCCGAACATTTTCCTCCAGGAGTCATCAATATAGTCTCAGGATCTGGAAAAGCAATCGGCGACACACTATGCACCGATTCACGCGTACGGACATTGGCGTTTGTCGGAAGTACGGAAACCGGGAAAGATATCATGCAGAAATCAGCTGGAAATCTGCAAAAAGTATATATGGAACTTGGCGGCAATGATCCTGCAATCATCTTGGAAGATGCCAATATGGATGAAGCGGCTATCAAACGTTTGAGGATGGGGATTTTACGAGCAGCGGGTCAGGTTTGTTCTGCTGTAAAAAGAGTGTATGTCCAAGAATCACGTTATGATGAGGTTGTGGAAAAGCTGACCAAAGAGTTTAGCCGGATGGTAATTGGTGATGGCATTCAGCCTGATGTAACTATGGGTCCATTGAATAATAAAGCACAATATGATTTTGTGAATGGCTTGATCGAACGTACCGCTAAGTCAGGAGGAAATATAATCACAACCGGCATTCAGCTGAATCCGGAAACTTGGGATAAAGGTTATTATATGCTTCCTTCCATTATTACTGGCCTCGATCAACAGAGCGAATTGGTTCGAGTGGAACAATTCGGACCGATCATTCCAATTTTACCTTTCAATGATATTGATGAAGCTGTAAAATTAGCGAATGATAGTGAGTTTGCGCTGCGTGCATCTGTTTGGACCGAAAATGAAGATATCGCTGTCGAAATGGCAGATCGCCTTGAAGCTGGTGCGGTTTTCCATAATAATCATACCGTTTTCAGCGACTTGGCTCTGGATTTCCCTGGCTTAAAAGAAAGTGGGGTTTCGCGGGAAACAAGACATTGCGGGTTGGAATTCTTTGCGGACTCATACGGGTTTGCTGATTGAGGAAGGATGAAACTACATGAAATTAGGTTTAATCGGGTGCGGTAATATCGGGAAATTTCTGCTACAGGCAATTAATAACGACGGACTTCTTCCAGGTGGGAAAATCGTTGCGATATATGCCCGCCGTGAAGAAGTCGCGGCACAGCTAGCAGAGGAATTCAGGACACAGCCATTTAGTGATGTCGACGAACTCCTTAAATCCGATGTAGATATGGTTATAGAGGCAGCAACGATTGAAGCAGCTGAAGAGTATGCATTGAAAGTGCTTAAAAGCGGGAAGGATCTCTTGCTTAGCAGCATTGGCGTGATGGCGAATACTGCCTTTGAAGAACAATCAAATCAGATTTGCAAAATGAATAACGTGAATATTCTCCTTCCGTCTGGTGCGATTGGAGGTCTCGATGTACTTAAATCGGCAAAAGCGGTGAATGGCCTTGAATCTGTTTGCATCACCACAAGAAAACCGCCAAGCGCATTGCCCGGAGGGGCTTCAGTGACAGAAGAAACGGTATTATTTGAAGGATCTGCTGCAGAAGCAATCAAACAGTTTCCGAGAAACATTAATGTTGCGATTGTGCTGTCAATGGCTGGTCTTGGATCAGAAAAGACGAAAGTGAAAATCATTGCCGATCCAAATGTGTTAAAAAACAATCACCTGATAGAAGCTTCAGGTTCGTTCGGGAAACTGAAACTGGAAGTGGAAAATGATCCGATGCCTAATAATCCGAAAACGAGTTATCTAGCGGCATTAAGTGTTTTGGCGACTCTGCAAAATAAGGAAAAGAGCGTTCAAATCGGGTAATGCATTATGATGTAAAGCTTGGAAGGGAGAGAAAAAGTATGCTTAAAACTG
This window contains:
- a CDS encoding aldehyde dehydrogenase family protein, coding for MISTYPFVSGKYLVNGEWRELPEKIDVVNPANTSEVVGQVAKCSEEIVNDAIEAAENAFETWSRSDIGERANRMNTAAEELSKVIEENVTVFVRENGKTLVEAKKDLLRCVEVMKGCAAELLDWWKPEVLPGKQKVQIRRRARGVTAIITPWNSPMILTFKRVIPAVLAGNAVVVKPATNCPLTIMTCLKVVAEHFPPGVINIVSGSGKAIGDTLCTDSRVRTLAFVGSTETGKDIMQKSAGNLQKVYMELGGNDPAIILEDANMDEAAIKRLRMGILRAAGQVCSAVKRVYVQESRYDEVVEKLTKEFSRMVIGDGIQPDVTMGPLNNKAQYDFVNGLIERTAKSGGNIITTGIQLNPETWDKGYYMLPSIITGLDQQSELVRVEQFGPIIPILPFNDIDEAVKLANDSEFALRASVWTENEDIAVEMADRLEAGAVFHNNHTVFSDLALDFPGLKESGVSRETRHCGLEFFADSYGFAD
- the nadX gene encoding aspartate dehydrogenase, producing the protein MKLGLIGCGNIGKFLLQAINNDGLLPGGKIVAIYARREEVAAQLAEEFRTQPFSDVDELLKSDVDMVIEAATIEAAEEYALKVLKSGKDLLLSSIGVMANTAFEEQSNQICKMNNVNILLPSGAIGGLDVLKSAKAVNGLESVCITTRKPPSALPGGASVTEETVLFEGSAAEAIKQFPRNINVAIVLSMAGLGSEKTKVKIIADPNVLKNNHLIEASGSFGKLKLEVENDPMPNNPKTSYLAALSVLATLQNKEKSVQIG
- a CDS encoding thiamine pyrophosphate-binding protein; its protein translation is MKIQEEIEFTTADSIVKELVQAGVETAFGIVSIHNMPIYDAILREGSIKLICSRGESGAVNMADGYARATGKLGVVITSTGTGAGNAAGSLVEAWAAGVPLLHLTGEVASSYLGTGKGYIHECKDQLSMMSGACKNAVRLRNPEQCAAVVRKAIEEALTAPTGPVTLEIPIDYQSAIIEDLSLEGLRASTSETNPLPFIPEQAVQKMVGARRPVIWAGGGVIGANASQELQKLAEILGAAVITSQSGKGSIPENHEQCIGHFAAYETTKEFLRNADLLISVGVRFRGNETSNWKVPVPQEHIAIDADWQAINRNYKATIGLVGDAKDMLAAIIQKLEEHSVHAEPSYLEEVLSLRNEVRAQLRETLGPYEQFVDGMREILPDDTILVRDVTVQANVWGSRLFEIYEPRTSIHASGGGIGQGLPTAIGAQMGCQDKTVVLMAGDGGFMVNVGEMVTAAEEKLPVIIVLFDDSGYGVLRNIQTAAYGRQVAVDLLSPDFVKLAESMHFDAVRIGSGDEFISELKKAKERRKPSMIVVDMEAVGPMAKPFGGPPGAAEAFKPKKL